One part of the Cyclobacteriaceae bacterium genome encodes these proteins:
- a CDS encoding lysophospholipid acyltransferase family protein: MKWLCRFYLKLIGWRTGSTLDPSVKKCVLVAAPHTSNWDYPIALATLYASGVKVRFLAKDSLFKFPLGILMHATGGMPVDRSKHNNLVDALVHKFHQHEELILMIAVEGTRSYVKEWKSGFYHTAVGAGVPIAMGYLDYGKKVAGFGDLFYPTGDYQKDLLEIQNFYRKFTARHPEKSSLNQ; this comes from the coding sequence ATGAAATGGCTTTGCAGGTTTTATTTGAAGTTGATAGGCTGGAGAACCGGCAGTACACTTGATCCTTCAGTTAAAAAATGTGTATTGGTTGCTGCGCCCCACACCAGCAACTGGGATTACCCGATTGCGCTGGCTACCCTGTACGCCAGCGGGGTAAAGGTTCGCTTTCTGGCTAAAGACAGTCTTTTTAAGTTTCCACTTGGTATACTCATGCATGCTACCGGAGGCATGCCGGTAGATCGCTCAAAACACAATAATTTGGTGGATGCACTGGTGCATAAATTTCACCAGCATGAAGAGCTTATTTTGATGATTGCTGTGGAAGGTACGCGCAGTTATGTGAAAGAATGGAAATCAGGATTTTACCACACAGCTGTTGGTGCTGGTGTACCTATTGCGATGGGATATCTCGATTATGGAAAAAAGGTTGCTGGCTTTGGCGACTTGTTTTACCCCACAGGCGACTATCAAAAGGATCTTCTGGAAATTCAGAATTTCTATCGAAAGTTTACCGCCCGTCATCCGGAGAAGTCGAGTCTTAATCAGTAA